The following nucleotide sequence is from Bacteroidota bacterium.
TAAACAATAACATCAGAATTGCAGTTCCGGCAACAGCTTGAATTAATCCCCAGTTACTTGACTCATCTCCAACCAGACTTGTCATTGTTACAAGATCCACGGTTCTGTTTTCTTTAATCTGTGCATCCAGCATGTTTTGTTTGAGCGAATCGCGCATCAAATTGGGAACATTGGGATACAATTGGTTTATAAGACTTTCGACATTTTTCGCCGCATCGTTTTCCCCTTTTAACGATGATACATTTCCAAGTACAATATTTTGTAAAACACTCACCTCCATTTCCCTGCTCTGATCAAATTGCATTTCCATCGGAACAGTATTACCATATTTAATGGAATCTTCAAAACCGGAATAAATAATAATATTTGCAATTCTATCTCCATTTTTAATCAGATCAATTGCATTTGCTTTTGTTTCAGGTATTAATTCAATTCCAGAAATACTATCCAAAATTGAAATAATTTTTTTTGATGTTGCTGTATTATCTTCATCAGAATACAAAACCAGAATTGGACTACTCTCCTCTTCATCCCCACCTGCAACTCCACCAAATGCAAGTGCAAACAGTGTTATCAACCCAATTGGCAATAATAAAGCGAGAAATATGGCTTTTTTATCGGTAAAAAATATTCTGAGATCCTTTTTTGCAAGTTTCCACATAACGAAATAGTTTTTTTTTATATCAATCCCTCAAATGTCTTCCGGTGAGGTTTAAAAATATGTTTTCCAGACTAATACTTTTAATATCAATATTAATTATATCAATACCTGCATCGGAACATTTTTTTACCACATCGGGTAAGATCAGTTTTACATTTTTGGCTGTAACTATTAATTCATGGGTATCATTATTAAATGTAGAA
It contains:
- a CDS encoding ABC transporter permease, producing MWKLAKKDLRIFFTDKKAIFLALLLPIGLITLFALAFGGVAGGDEEESSPILVLYSDEDNTATSKKIISILDSISGIELIPETKANAIDLIKNGDRIANIIIYSGFEDSIKYGNTVPMEMQFDQSREMEVSVLQNIVLGNVSSLKGENDAAKNVESLINQLYPNVPNLMRDSLKQNMLDAQIKENRTVDLVTMTSLVGDESSNWGLIQAVAGTAILMLLFSVSSIGQSMLEEKENGVLKKLLQSPVKPFEIMMSKMLTATIISVFQLTVMFIFSWLAFALDIFMDIPALIIMILFTAIACSSFGVLLSAIVTTKKQADSLGTIIILFMSAVGGSMIPLYIMPSFMQDAAVISVNYWSIQGFYDIFWRKTGIESIMENILVLGGITIVVLAVSGYFFRRNILKLT